From Archaeoglobus sulfaticallidus PM70-1:
TGCTTGCTCTCTCGCATCGTAACTCCATAGTGCCCAATCTCCTCATTCTTAACGGGTACATTTATCTTGAGCTGATCTCTTGCAGGAAGATTCAGGAAGCCCTGCAGGTTAACCTGCCTTCTGTCCGAGAAACCGACGAAATCGAAATCCCCGAACACATCCTTCAGGGCATAGCAGTGGAAGTTAGCATTGAACCTCGCTCCAAGAACATACTCCTCTATCCTCGCCTTCTTCAACCCCTCCTCGGTGATCACGCCCTGCTTTATGAGCTCCTCAGCCTGCCTGTAGTAATCCTCTGGAGAATCAGCATAGAAAAATGCCCTTTCGAGTGGGTTCTTTGCCTGCTGAACCTTGACAACCACAAGCCTGTCGATTTCATCGGGAGAGGAGAACTCCTTGGGGTATCTCAGGCCAGCCTTATCCAGCAGATAATACTGTCCCTTCTCGAAGTTTCTCTCTTCAGCCCTGAGCATGTACCTGTTGCCGTAGATCGGAACCTCAAACTCGCTTTCGATGCCATCGTATCCAACATACACGGCAAAGCTTCTGTTGGGTATGAAGATCGTGTTCATCTCAACAAGCTTCTCCTGAACCTCTCTATT
This genomic window contains:
- a CDS encoding formate--phosphoribosylaminoimidazolecarboxamide ligase family protein, producing the protein MITEKIKKIVEDYDDITVGIFGSHSAKETGISAKSFGLRTVVVVQKGRDRLYTDFNRHLYDEVIVLDSFKDLLNREVQEKLVEMNTIFIPNRSFAVYVGYDGIESEFEVPIYGNRYMLRAEERNFEKGQYYLLDKAGLRYPKEFSSPDEIDRLVVVKVQQAKNPLERAFFYADSPEDYYRQAEELIKQGVITEEGLKKARIEEYVLGARFNANFHCYALKDVFGDFDFVGFSDRRQVNLQGFLNLPARDQLKINVPVKNEEIGHYGVTMRESKQQMVYEYAEKFIRTCEKEYPPGLIGLFGLQGAIAYDNDRLEFFVFDVSPRVPGDPAIGPTSPEMRNLSIKHKKRIEDPLDLTMLELISARELGRLKEVVT